Proteins encoded within one genomic window of Hermetia illucens chromosome 2, iHerIll2.2.curated.20191125, whole genome shotgun sequence:
- the LOC119649021 gene encoding uncharacterized protein LOC119649021 gives MYGGQQMMPMMEPGPKLGQRAITVQHPPRLLTQRKVIYVKKQILEPKLINGMREISVPFVSHETYIRREPSIIYVKQTIKQPKVSWKTIKISEPEVKCSSKVVSEPKEVCQAILCQPAPQVVDVPKPMEYCCYSIGPATLNCKPASQYTCPPCPPAVPSGPRMPFYPPCPPCPPYCQPNPGMRPMY, from the exons ATG TATGGCGGCCAACAGATGATGCCAATGATGGAACCTGGACCAAAATTGGGGCAGAGGGCCATAACTGTGCAACACCCTCCCAGACTGCTCACGCAACGCAAGGTCATTTACGTGAAGAAACAAATTCTCGAACCTAAACTTATTAATGGAATGAGGGAAATTAGCGTCCCTTTCGTGTCCCATGAAACTTATATAAGGAGAGAaccatcaataatatatgtTAAGCAGACTATTAAGCAGCCAAAAGTTTCATGGAAAACCATAAAAATTTCCGAGCCGGAAGTTAAATGTAGTTCGAAAGTAGTCAGTGAGCCGAAGGAAGTGTGCCAGGCAATATTATGTCAACCTGCCCCGCAAGTTGTCGATGTTCCAAAGCCAATGGAATATTGCTGCTATTCTATTGGTCCAGCTACCCTCAATTGCAAACCAGCATCCCAGTATACGTGTCCTCCATGTCCTCCCGCTGTACCCTCGGGGCCTAGGATGCCTTTTTATCCCCCATGTCCGCCGTGTCCTCCTTACTGTCAACCCAATCCAGGGATGCGTCCTATGTACTAA
- the LOC119649081 gene encoding uncharacterized protein LOC119649081 codes for MATLMSRPPMQNTSHFAFPGMAQPEPGPELAQRSITVQQPPYICVRKKVIYVRTIRREPKLINGMREIAVPFVTEERMISRVPIKTYVEQRFKVPKVTWKTVIIPEAEVKCEKKLVSEPREVCQAVLCQPLPQVIPVPQPQEYCCYSTGPASLNCKPAASYQCTECPPHVSPGPSMPFFPPCPPCPPHCTPAPGLQRLC; via the exons ATGGCTACACTCATGTCCCGACCTCCAATGCAAAATACTTCA CATTTTGCGTTCCCGGGAATGGCTCAACCGGAGCCGGGACCAGAGCTGGCCCAGAGGTCGATAACTGTTCAACAGCCCCCATATATCTGTGTTCGGAAGAAGGTAATTTACGTGCGGACTATTCGTCGGGAGCCGAAACTGATTAACGGAATGAGAGAAATCGCGGTCCCTTTTGTAACGGAAGAAAGAATGATATCGCGAGTACCCATAAAAACATATGTTGAGCAACGTTTCAAAGTACCAAAGGTAACATGGAAAACAGTCATCATTCCCGAGGCAGAAGTCAAATGCGAAAAGAAACTTGTATCGGAACCAAGGGAAGTATgccaggcggtattatgccaacctcttcctcaagTTATCCCCGTGCCTCAACCGCAAGAATATTGTTGTTATTCTACTGGTCCAGCTTCTCTCAATTGCAAGCCAGCTGCTAGTTATCAATGCACTGAATGCCCTCCTCACGTTTCTCCAGGACCGAGTATGCCATTCTTCCCTCCATGCCCACCATGTCCTCCGCATTGCACTCCTGCACCTGGTCTGCAACGTTTATGTTGA
- the LOC119648970 gene encoding immunoglobulin domain-containing protein oig-4 yields the protein MKFTWIVVFLTTIIIAAVLGQRRSIGRAMIRNYTGKKPTVIQHRTPDAASYYDHEHGAKIIKSSHFEFDYMLGRKITFFCMAEGDPRPIITWFKDGVELYQHRFFQVHESTLGNNVIKSKMEIDPTTQMDAGYYECQADNQYAIDRRGFRTDYVMVNY from the exons ATGAAATTTACTTGGATTGTCGTTTTCTTAACAACCATAATTATCGCAGCCGTTTTGGGACAAC GACGTAGTATTGGCCGTGCAATGATTCGAAACTACACCGGAAAGAAGCCCACGGTTATTCAACATCGAACTCCAGACGCTGCCAGCTACTATGATCATGAGCAT GGAGCCAAGATAATAAAATCATCGCATTTTGAATTTGATTATATGCTCGGCAGGAAGATCACGTTCTTCTGTATGGCGGAAG GTGACCCCCGACCGATAATAACATGGTTCAAAGACGGAGTTGAACTGTACCAGCATCGATTCTTTCAG GTGCATGAGTCGACGCTAGGAAATAATgttatcaaatctaaaatggaAATAGATCCAACCACGCAGATGGATGCAG GCTACTACGAGTGCCAAGCAGACAATCAATACGCAATTGATAGGAGAGGATTTCGCACTGATTACGTTATGGTAAATTATTAA
- the LOC119649436 gene encoding MAPK/MAK/MRK overlapping kinase-like, which yields MSLQFFKNYNILCKIGEGSFSEVLKVQSIKTGQVFAAKRLKKMFKDDLDLLTCVELAAIKNMDHHPNVIEIIDIVCDPLPGHLTLIFELMDMSLYEYLKTRKRCPSELKVRLFLYQLICGIRHLHLNGIFHRDIKPENILLKFDSKHQFGFSQIELLKIADMGSACNIYKSPPHTAYISTRWYRAPECLLSHGYYGPKMDIWSLGCVFYEMLTLLPLFPGDNELDQLYRIHDILGTPTISMLSRFKKRTKMFMFPKRKPIGLHNLLPATSDDGVDILSRCLIYLPEIRFDISRIANHSYFRNLRTSSSEFYSTPSLICPAAKKCTQLTARKANPLKDTLNANKTLKSKGKLTSVTSRSLDTQIFSISNRENILKQKERIWGMSPGNAKTALIKTTIFPQRRKIK from the exons ATGTccttacaattttttaaaa ACTACAATATATTATGTAAAATTGGTGAAGGATCGTTTTCTGAAGTTCTTAAAGTTCAATCAATCAAAACTGGCCAAGTTTTTGCAGCAaaacggctgaagaaaatgtTTAAAGA CGATTTGGATTTGCTTACATGTGTGGAACTGGCGGCCATTAAAAATATGGATCATCATCCCAATGTGATTGAGATTATTGATATCGTATG CGATCCGCTACCAGGACACCTTACTTTAATATTTGAACTGATGGATATGAGCTTGTACGAGTACctgaagacgaggaaacgatgTCCTTCCGAGTTGAAAGTCAGGCTCTTCTTATATCAATTAATTTGCGGTATTCGGCACTTGCATCTAAATGGGATTTTCCATCGAGACATAAAACCAGAAAATATTCTTCTTAAGTTCGATAGTAAACACCAGTTCGGTTTCAGTCAG ATAGAGCTACTCAAGATAGCTGACATGGGGTCAGCATGCAACATTTACAAAAGTCCTCCGCATACCGCTTATATCTCTACAAGATGGTATCGGGCCCCGGAGTGCCTTCTGAGTCATGGATACTATGGTCCTAAGATGGATATCTGGTCGCTGGGCTGTGTATTCTATGAGATGCTTACATTACTCCCGTTGTTTCCAGGGGATAATGAATTGGATCAATTATATCGAATTCATGATATCCTGGGAACACCTACAATTTCAATGCTCTCAAGGTTCAAAAAAAG AACCAAAATGTTCATGTTCCCTAAGCGGAAACCAATAGGTTTACATAATCTACTGCCCGCTACTAGTGATGATGGGGTTGACATTCTCTCCAGATGCCTAATTTACTTACCAGAGATTCGATTCGATATTTCCCGAATAGCTAACCATTCCTATTTCAGAAACCTCAG GACCTCATCTTCAGAATTTTATTCGACTCCTTCGTTGATTTGTCCGGCAGCGAAAAAGTGTACACAACTTACTGCGAGGAAGGCAAATCCTTTAAAG GATACattaaatgcaaataaaacaCTCAAATCGAAAGGAAAATTGACAAGCGTTACCTCGCGGTCCTTAGATACACAGATTTTCTCAATTTCTAATAGAGAAAATATATTGAAACAAAAGGAAAGGATATGGGGTATGAGCCCAG GTAATGCCAAGACGGCATTGATTAAGACAACGATATTTCCGCAGAGAAGGAAGATAAAATAA